Proteins encoded together in one Telopea speciosissima isolate NSW1024214 ecotype Mountain lineage chromosome 4, Tspe_v1, whole genome shotgun sequence window:
- the LOC122660325 gene encoding protein DEHYDRATION-INDUCED 19 homolog 3-like isoform X2, with protein sequence MEPDSWNGRLSAASKRYQAALQSRSDLYMGFEEIDGDEDTRAEFPCPFCSEDFDIVGLCYHIDDEHPLEAKNGVCPVCAMRVGMDMVGHITMQHGHLFKMQRKRRFRKGGSHSTLSLLRKELREGNLQSLLGGSSRVVSSSNTAPDPLLSSFIYNLPIADESESVQPLSSAEASSTKKSSEETVVERVNELPSSNLSRLNGS encoded by the exons ATGGAGCCTGATTCTTGGAATGGTCGTCTCTCTGCCGCCTCTAAACGTTATCAAGCCGCCCTACAATCGCGTTCTG ATCTTTACATGGGGTTTGAAGAGATTGATGGAGATGAAGATACGCGGGCAGAGTTTCCTTGCCCTTTCTGTTCGGAGGACTTTGATATTGTTGGATTGTGCTATCATATCGATGACGAGCATCCGCTAGAGGCGAAGAATGgg GTATGCCCAGTTTGTGCAATGAGGGTAGGAATGGACATGGTTGGACACATCACTATGCAACATGGACATCTTTTTAAG ATGCAGCGTAAGAGGAGATTCCGTAAAGGTGGATCCCATTCAACCCTTTCATTATTAAGAAAGGAGTTGCGAGAAGGAAATTTACAATCCCTTCTTGGAGGCTCTTCTCGTGTAGTTTCTTCCTCCAATACAGCACCTGATCCATTGCTCTCCTCGTTTATCTACAATCTGCCAATTGCTGATGAATCAGAGAGTGTACAGCCTCTTTCTTCAGCTGAAGCAAGCTCTACCAAGAAAAGTTCAGAGGAGACCGTGGTAGAAAG gGTCAATGAATTACCTAGTTCCAATCTCTCTCGTCTCAATGGTAGCTAG
- the LOC122659582 gene encoding secreted RxLR effector protein 161-like codes for MTCTRPDISYAIGMLGRYVSNPSMDHWVAAKKVMRYLQRTKDYMLTYIATDQLEVIGYSDSDFAGCLDSRKSTFGYVFLLAGGTISWKSKKQTCVSTSTMEAKFVACFEATSMAI; via the coding sequence aTGACTTGTACTCGTCCAGATATTAGCTATGCAATTGGGATGTTAGGCAGATACGTCAGTAATCCTAGTATGGATCACTGGGTGGCTGCTAAGAAGGTGATGCGTTATTTACAAAGAACGAAAGATTACATGCTTACTTACATAGCAACTGATCAGTTGGAAGTGATTGGTTATTCGGACTCTGATTTTGCCGGTTGCCTCGACAGTAGGAAGTCTACGTTTGGTTATGTCTTCCTATTAGCTGGTGGGACAATTTCTTGGAAGTCCAAGAAACAGACTTGTGTCTCCACTTCCACCATGGAAGCGAAATTCGTGGCATGCTTTGAGGCCACATCAATGGCGATTTGA